A region from the Janthinobacterium agaricidamnosum genome encodes:
- a CDS encoding DUF3820 family protein yields the protein MNSEKLALLVTREMPYGKYQGRLLADLPGHYLGWFAREGFPSGELGSLIALMYELDHNDLRSLLDPLRTRKSPWRPGE from the coding sequence ATGAATTCAGAAAAACTGGCGCTGCTGGTCACGCGCGAAATGCCATACGGGAAATATCAGGGACGCTTGCTGGCCGATTTGCCGGGACACTACCTGGGCTGGTTCGCGCGCGAGGGCTTTCCCTCGGGTGAACTGGGCAGTTTAATCGCGTTGATGTACGAACTCGACCACAACGATTTACGCAGCTTGCTCGACCCCTTGCGCACGCGCAAGTCGCCGTGGCGGCCGGGCGAGTAA
- a CDS encoding glutaredoxin yields MTRAILDEAQIHPAARPLIGSKHQDIVREVQAAIAAHQVVVVGMALNPFPRKARKILDVLGTPYQYLQYGSYLNQWHRRNALKMWTGWPTFPMIFVNGVLIGGASELQKLVENGEFSAMLAKKLRQF; encoded by the coding sequence ATGACCCGCGCCATCCTTGACGAAGCCCAGATCCATCCCGCCGCCCGCCCTTTGATCGGCAGCAAGCACCAGGACATCGTGCGCGAGGTGCAGGCGGCCATCGCCGCGCACCAGGTAGTGGTGGTCGGCATGGCGCTCAACCCGTTCCCGCGCAAGGCGCGCAAGATACTCGACGTGCTGGGCACGCCTTATCAGTACCTGCAATACGGCAGCTATCTGAACCAGTGGCACCGCCGCAATGCCTTGAAAATGTGGACGGGCTGGCCCACGTTTCCCATGATTTTCGTCAATGGCGTGCTCATCGGCGGCGCCAGCGAGCTGCAAAAGCTCGTGGAAAATGGCGAGTTCAGCGCCATGCTGGCGAAGAAGCTGCGCCAGTTCTGA
- a CDS encoding APH(3') family aminoglycoside O-phosphotransferase encodes MTISNKKQAAVTAAMPASLRAAVAGYRWVRDSAGESDAAVYRLQSRDGAPDLFLKHGKGVAAAELADEAARLRWLAPQLPVPAVVQFAQAADPQQAWLLTAALPGKTAHELLEANPEIGPAVADALAAFLRRLHALPVDACPFDASPAVRLAQARQRIDAGFVDADDFDAGRQGWTAEQVWAALQDCKPLAPDLVVTHGDFSLENILLHEGAVVGCLDVGRAGVADRYQDLAIAWRALGQLDAALQQRFAEQYGLLDIDQGKLAFHLLLDELF; translated from the coding sequence ATGACGATCTCCAACAAGAAGCAAGCGGCCGTGACGGCAGCCATGCCCGCCAGCCTGCGCGCCGCTGTGGCCGGCTATCGATGGGTGCGCGACAGCGCCGGTGAATCGGACGCTGCCGTCTATAGGCTGCAGAGCAGGGACGGCGCGCCGGACCTGTTTTTGAAGCATGGCAAGGGTGTTGCCGCCGCCGAGCTCGCCGATGAAGCGGCGCGCCTGCGCTGGCTGGCGCCGCAGCTGCCCGTGCCGGCCGTGGTCCAGTTCGCCCAGGCGGCAGACCCGCAGCAGGCATGGCTGCTGACGGCGGCGCTGCCGGGCAAGACGGCGCACGAATTACTGGAAGCCAATCCCGAGATTGGCCCCGCCGTGGCCGACGCGCTGGCGGCCTTCCTGCGCCGCCTGCATGCGCTGCCCGTCGATGCCTGCCCGTTCGACGCCAGCCCTGCCGTCCGGCTGGCCCAGGCGCGCCAGCGCATCGATGCGGGCTTCGTCGACGCCGACGATTTCGATGCCGGGCGTCAAGGCTGGACGGCGGAACAGGTGTGGGCGGCGCTGCAGGATTGCAAGCCGCTCGCGCCCGACCTCGTCGTTACGCATGGCGATTTTTCGCTGGAGAATATCCTCCTGCACGAAGGCGCCGTCGTCGGCTGCCTCGACGTGGGACGGGCGGGCGTTGCCGACCGCTACCAGGACCTGGCCATCGCCTGGCGTGCTCTCGGTCAGTTGGACGCCGCGCTACAGCAAAGGTTTGCTGAGCAATATGGGCTCCTTGATATCGATCAAGGCAAGCTGGCATTCCATTTGCTGCTCGACGAGCTGTTTTGA
- a CDS encoding Lrp/AsnC family transcriptional regulator, producing the protein MTQLSLTPSPDLDAFDLAILDILQRDNTTSQREIAQAVHLSAPAVQRRIRRLRESGVIRNEVAVLDASRLGRPLILTVEVHLHDEHPQRTAGMRARIMAEPAIQQCYGITGEADYLLIITASSMAEYEALTERLFGGDDNIRRYRTSVALTCLKMGLHVPLA; encoded by the coding sequence ATGACGCAACTTTCGCTCACGCCTTCGCCCGACCTCGATGCCTTCGACCTGGCGATACTCGACATCCTGCAGCGCGATAACACGACTTCGCAGCGTGAAATCGCCCAGGCCGTGCATTTGTCGGCGCCGGCCGTGCAGCGGCGCATCCGCCGCCTGCGCGAAAGCGGGGTGATCCGCAACGAGGTGGCCGTACTCGACGCGAGCCGCCTGGGCCGTCCCTTGATCTTGACGGTGGAAGTGCATTTGCACGACGAGCACCCGCAGCGCACGGCCGGCATGCGCGCGCGCATCATGGCCGAGCCTGCCATCCAGCAGTGCTACGGCATCACGGGCGAGGCCGATTACCTGCTGATCATTACCGCCAGCAGCATGGCCGAGTACGAGGCGCTGACGGAACGCCTGTTCGGCGGCGACGACAATATCCGGCGCTACCGCACCTCGGTGGCGCTGACCTGCCTCAAGATGGGCTTGCACGTGCCGCTGGCATAG
- a CDS encoding EamA family transporter — protein sequence MPLRRYSSFIPLLAILGSVTALGLGTSWAKHSLFPLVGAQGTTAVRVGFSALLLLLFWRPWRWQLSRADLRTVALYGAALGLTNLCFYMALRTIPFGIAVAIEFSGPLAVALLASRRALDFVWVALAVAGLALLLPLGHDISNLDPTGVLFALGAAVCWASYIVFGKRASHLHAGHSVSLGLAMAALVVVPVGVMHSGAALLSPAVLGIGLGVALISSAIPISLEMVALKRLTPQAFGIMSSMEPAVAAMLAYILLDERLGAGQWLAIAMIMAASMGSSYMAQRQRRGAAALRPEYKS from the coding sequence ATGCCATTACGCCGCTATTCCTCGTTCATTCCCCTGCTCGCCATCCTCGGTTCCGTCACCGCGCTGGGGCTGGGCACCTCATGGGCCAAGCACAGCCTGTTCCCGCTGGTCGGTGCGCAAGGCACGACGGCCGTGCGTGTGGGCTTTTCCGCGCTGCTGCTGTTGCTGTTCTGGCGCCCGTGGCGCTGGCAGCTGAGCCGCGCCGACCTGCGCACGGTGGCCCTGTACGGCGCGGCGCTGGGCTTGACCAACCTGTGCTTCTACATGGCCTTGCGCACGATCCCGTTCGGCATCGCCGTGGCCATCGAGTTTTCCGGCCCGCTGGCCGTGGCGCTGCTGGCCTCGCGCCGCGCGCTCGACTTCGTCTGGGTGGCGCTGGCCGTGGCGGGACTGGCGCTGCTGTTGCCGCTCGGCCACGACATCAGCAATCTCGATCCCACGGGCGTGCTGTTCGCCCTGGGCGCGGCCGTCTGCTGGGCCTCGTACATCGTCTTCGGCAAGCGCGCCAGCCATCTGCATGCGGGCCATTCCGTCTCGCTGGGCCTGGCCATGGCCGCGCTGGTGGTGGTGCCTGTGGGCGTGATGCACAGCGGCGCCGCCCTGCTCTCGCCCGCCGTGCTGGGCATCGGCCTGGGCGTGGCCCTCATTTCCAGCGCCATCCCGATTTCGCTGGAAATGGTCGCCCTGAAGCGGCTGACGCCGCAAGCGTTCGGCATCATGAGCAGCATGGAACCGGCCGTGGCCGCCATGCTGGCCTACATCCTGCTCGACGAGCGGCTCGGTGCCGGGCAGTGGCTGGCGATTGCCATGATCATGGCCGCGTCCATGGGCAGCTCGTACATGGCGCAGCGGCAGAGACGCGGCGCGGCAGCGCTCAGGCCCGAATACAAATCGTGA
- a CDS encoding ATP-binding protein, translating to MNRLFWRFALLVLLAIALGSGVIYFTFSRLFGDPLEHIARDQAAGQIFLLEQYIDQAPADEWLPRLNKVREVSDVTLELQPLATVLAALPAVRRAPLLQGAVVMDVGGKGFYRRVDVTGARYAGSDDDVLHAQKLPIDVGQALRMEAIRFAVIALCLLLPLGWWTRAHGRSLAALSRMADDFGRGDLAARARVSPASSIAPLAGRINDMAGRIGSLLEARKHLLLSVSHELRTPIARLEFGLELLAARHADGQPDLQRRVDAMGADVDELKNLVNELLGLMQLDHAQALPRQSFALASLLHACLAAALPRQVDASIATDLGELRGDARLLARAVGNLLGNAAKYAVARVALSAVRDGEALRIVIEDDGPGIPADQRERVFAPFYRLEREQDHAAAGHGLGLAIAARAVALHGGAIAVDDSPLGGARFTICIRA from the coding sequence ATGAACCGCCTGTTCTGGCGTTTCGCGCTGCTGGTGCTGCTGGCCATCGCGCTGGGCAGCGGCGTCATTTACTTCACCTTCAGCCGCCTGTTCGGCGATCCGCTCGAGCATATCGCGCGCGACCAGGCGGCCGGCCAGATCTTCCTGCTGGAGCAGTACATCGACCAGGCACCCGCCGACGAATGGCTGCCGCGCCTGAACAAGGTGCGCGAAGTGTCGGACGTCACGCTGGAACTGCAGCCGCTGGCCACGGTATTGGCGGCGCTGCCGGCCGTCCGGCGCGCGCCGCTGTTGCAAGGTGCTGTCGTGATGGACGTGGGCGGCAAGGGCTTTTACCGCCGCGTCGACGTCACGGGCGCGCGCTATGCCGGCAGCGACGACGACGTGCTCCACGCGCAGAAGCTGCCCATCGACGTGGGCCAGGCGCTGCGCATGGAAGCGATCCGTTTCGCCGTCATCGCGCTATGCCTGCTGCTGCCGCTGGGCTGGTGGACGCGCGCGCACGGCCGCAGCCTGGCGGCGCTGTCGCGCATGGCCGACGATTTCGGACGGGGCGACCTGGCCGCGCGGGCGCGGGTCAGCCCCGCATCGAGCATCGCGCCGCTGGCGGGCCGCATCAACGACATGGCCGGGCGCATCGGTTCGCTGCTGGAGGCGCGCAAGCATTTGCTGCTGTCGGTCTCGCACGAGCTGCGCACGCCGATCGCGCGGCTGGAATTCGGCCTGGAACTGCTGGCCGCGCGGCATGCGGACGGCCAGCCCGACCTGCAGCGGCGCGTCGACGCCATGGGCGCCGATGTCGATGAACTGAAAAACCTCGTCAATGAGCTGCTGGGCCTGATGCAGCTCGATCATGCGCAGGCGCTGCCGCGCCAGTCCTTCGCGCTGGCGTCCCTGCTGCACGCCTGTCTGGCGGCGGCCTTGCCGCGCCAGGTGGACGCCAGCATCGCCACCGACCTGGGCGAGCTGCGCGGCGACGCCCGTCTGCTGGCGCGCGCCGTCGGCAACCTGCTGGGCAATGCGGCCAAATATGCCGTGGCGCGCGTGGCGCTGTCGGCCGTGCGCGATGGCGAGGCGCTGCGCATCGTTATCGAGGACGATGGTCCCGGCATTCCCGCCGACCAGCGCGAACGGGTGTTCGCCCCGTTCTACCGCCTGGAGCGCGAGCAGGACCATGCGGCCGCAGGCCACGGCCTGGGGCTGGCCATCGCCGCCAGGGCCGTCGCGCTGCACGGCGGCGCCATCGCCGTCGACGATTCGCCGCTGGGCGGCGCGCGCTTCACGATTTGTATTCGGGCCTGA